From Cygnus atratus isolate AKBS03 ecotype Queensland, Australia chromosome 1, CAtr_DNAZoo_HiC_assembly, whole genome shotgun sequence, the proteins below share one genomic window:
- the LOC126913341 gene encoding uncharacterized protein LOC126913341: MMDFKEEIKPISDVCIKETSSALSTRAGMSDLQGPLVLPELPELAAHETHHIFVSYSNTDSAWSRNFIQSLETVIPNLKACYHERDFIPGKTIIENMVESIQGSQKIVLVLSPDFVQSRWCLLEANLSVFQDCLGRKPVIPIMLVPCFVPLHLTHLTYLDTNDVQFLDKVVKVICTPNDKMRNATMVPYSPPSLYNGKSLLALPAVDDQVIPKWRGGTFSEALPDQLSIVCEDTEVYRKAIQMINEVSSRVSPCTSISVVSGISVCILGSLFLMIGIFLFVGFDQYSGDSYTIFLGCIMIFATLCTFSVFVNCAYNYKIKSADEKLLEMSQAAGEANSLLIKNSLLVGCDSQLKLQLVYISLEGCRSHFSEIFREGEPSAEEMFQRALHYFSSDYACCVAKKHFQFSFLGTTPGHWDKGPCFCQFVFHCMEKGSWYWNSDYHPDKRELDLG; the protein is encoded by the coding sequence atgatggatttcaaagaggaaattaaaCCCATTTCTGATGTATGTATTAAAGAAACCAGTTCTGCATTATCTACAAGAGCAGGAATGTCAGATCTTCAAGGACCACTGGTGCTTCCTGAGCTACCTGAACTGGCAGCCCATGAGACTCACCACATCTTTGTCAGTTATAGCAACACTGATTCAGCCTGGTCAAGGAACTTTATCCAGAGTTTAGAGACTGTGATTCCTAATCTGAAGGCGTGTTATCATGAGAGAGACTTTATACCGGGTAAAACCATAATTGAAAACATGGTTGAATCCATTCAAGGAAGCCAGAAAATAGTCTTAGTTCTCAGCCCTGACTTTGTCCAGAGCAGGTGGTGTCTTCTGGAAGCCAATCTGTCTGTCTTCCAAGACTGTTTGGGAAGGAAGCCTGTGATCCCCATCATGTTAGTGCCCTGTTTTGTGCCACTACACCTCACCCATTTGACTTATCTTGACACCAATGACGTCCAATTTTTAGATAAAGTTGTCAAGGTCATTTGCACTCCCAATGACAAGATGAGGAATGCCACCATGGTTCCTTATAGCCCTCCATCTCTCTACAATGGGAAGTCCCTCCTGGCTCTACCTGCAGTGGATGACCAGGTCATTCCAAAATGGAGAGGAGGCACATTCAGTGAGGCACTGCCTGACCAGCTGAGTATAGTCTGTGAAGATACTGAGGTCTACAGAAAGGCCATCCAGATGATTAATGAGGTATCTTCTAGGGTATCACCTTGTACCTCAATCAGTGTTGTCTCCGGGATATCAGTTTGCATATTGGGAAGCTTATTTTTGATGATTGGTATCTTCTTATTTGTTGGGTTTGACCAGTACTCTGGTGATTCTTATACAATTTTCCTGGGCTGTATTATGATCTTTGCAACTCTGtgtaccttttctgtttttgttaattGTGCCTACAACTACAAAATCAAATCAGCTGATGAGAAACTTCTGGAGATGTCCCAAGCTGCTGGTGAGGCCAACTCACTGCTGATAAAGAATTCCCTTCTGGTTGGCTGTGATTCCCAACTGAAGCTCCAGTTAGTCTACATCTCCCTCGAGGGGTGCAGGAGTCACTTCTCAGAGATTTTTAGAGAGGGAGAACCCTCTGCTGAAGAGATGTTCCAGAGAGCCTTGCACTATTTCTCCTCTGATTATGCCTGTTGTGTAGCCAAGAAGCATTTCCAGTTCTCTTTCTTGGGGACAACACCAGGACACTGGGATAAAGGGCCTTGTTTTTGCcagtttgttttccactgtATGGAGAAAGGGTCCTGGTACTGGAATAGTGATTATCATCCAGATAAAAGAGAACTGGATTTAGGTTAG